AGGGTCTTCCTCTTCTGGAAAGTTGCCAGCTAAAATCTCTTTGTTCTCTTCTGTTCCCATTAATTGTTGCCTCATTAAGCTTTAATACTGTGCAATGATTATCTAGAGCTAAGTTGATATATCTACTAGCTTCCCTTTCATTTTTGATATTTTCTAATAACTCATTTCCTGATATGCAAATAGTTTCTTAAGAAGTGGTTACAAACAGTTTATATAGTAAAATGATAGTATTTTGAATGATTACGGTTTGTTGTTTTGTAAACGAATCATGTGAAGCTCTTGAAAGTAGCTTGACTTTATTTGTTAAGAAGCAAAGCTCTGCTGTTAGCTACTCTGGCCACACATTGTAGAAACAATGTTGGTAACCGAAGAAAACTCCTGTTTTTGTCATCAACCTCTTTGTCCTCTACCATGAGCGTTTCTTTTTCTTGGAAAAAGATTATTAGTATTTATTGAATAATGTGTACTTTTCAATGCTACATACTGGTTATCAATTGATTTTTTTTTTTTTTTTTGAAACATGATTATCAATTGATTACTACCGTAAATTAATCAAGCAATGTCAGTTTTTCATCCAAGAATCATCATCTTGGTGGCTTCTGTGTCGAGCATGCAGATCAACAGGGTTCATATGATATAACAGGGTTCTAACGGAGAACCGTGCAGATAACTTATTCGTGACAGCATTTACCAAAAAGAAAAGAACATATTCTGGAAAAAGAAAACAATGCAACTACCTACACATATGGCTTATTAAAGGCAAACAACAGAGCTTGGGTGAAAGACTCTCTCTTCATTACAGGATTTGGATTCCACCATATCTTCTTGATGAGTTTTATTTAGTTTTGCTCACCTTGCCTTTACTCTGGACACGACTAGCTCCACTTGTTCTTGTTCTAGCTTTGAGCTCTGACTTTTCTTCTTCTTTGCTTAATGTTTTCTCTGTGTGTTGGCGTTTTTGAATGTAGACTTGTTTAGAAACGTTCTTCCTCGCTGCATGTTTGTTGATGTTCTTTGGAAGTTGATTGCTAGGCCCTGAAGATGCATCAGAAGCCATTGAATCATCACTCTCCTCATCACCACCATCATCAGCCTCTTTTACCTGTGAATCATCATCATCATCATCATCAACAATAATAGAGGAATGGTCATTTCCACCGAAGGCGTCCTCTATGTACATAGTCCACCCTGACTCACAACTGTTGTATTCCTCCTCCTCCTCAGAGCCTCCATGATCCCTTGGAGATTCCATGGCTTTGTTCTAGGCAAAGAAGAACACAAAAATAAAGTTTTAGGTTTAGCACATATGCAAAAGATACACTTGTTTTTAAATAAGTTACCTACCTTACTTGTTTGAATCCACTTCAGCAATTTACTCCCTGATATAGGCTCTGTGTCTGTGTCTCTCTTTGGCTTTGCTCTTCCATCATCAATAAATAATAAGTTGTTTTTTTTTTGTCAAATATCAGGAAAAGCAGGAGCCTATAAGAAGCCTCATATAATTGAAGAGCAGGAGTAAGTTTCACCACATGGCAACCCTAGCACCATTGTTTTCACTCACTTGAAGCACTACATGACAAAGCCAACTGCAGATATATATATATATATCAAGGAAGGTAGCAAAGGTTAGTGCATCTCTTTTTTTTTTTTTTTTGAACTTAGTGCATCTCATTTTACATAAAGAATTAAAAGCCTATGTTCTTCTTTTTCCATAA
The DNA window shown above is from Brassica oleracea var. oleracea cultivar TO1000 chromosome C3, BOL, whole genome shotgun sequence and carries:
- the LOC106331822 gene encoding mitotic apparatus protein p62; this encodes MESPRDHGGSEEEEEYNSCESGWTMYIEDAFGGNDHSSIIVDDDDDDDSQVKEADDGGDEESDDSMASDASSGPSNQLPKNINKHAARKNVSKQVYIQKRQHTEKTLSKEEEKSELKARTRTSGASRVQSKGKVSKTK